The proteins below come from a single Danio aesculapii chromosome 23, fDanAes4.1, whole genome shotgun sequence genomic window:
- the npbwr2b gene encoding neuropeptides B/W receptor type 2b: MENITSPFIPNPTCNYSMDLYYHNSFNRSDLNCTPPADYFFYADLYVVLPVIYSVICAVGLTGNTAVIYVILKAPKMKTVTNMFILNLAIADDLFTLVLPINIAEHLLHYWPFGEVLCKIILSIDHYNIFSSIYFLTVMSVDRYLVVLSTVRSKRMPYRTYRAAKIVSLCVWLLVILIVMPFSVFAGVYISPDDTERKSCVLSFPSPESLWFKASRIYTLILGFAIPVSTICILYTMMLYKLRNMRLNTNAKALDKAKKKVTIMVFIVLAVCLFCWTPFHLSTIVALTTDLRTTPLLIGISYFITSLSYANSCLNPFLYAFLDDSFRKAFKKMLECRPA; this comes from the coding sequence ATGGAGAACATCACGAGCCCCTTCATCCCAAACCCGACATGCAACTACAGCATGGACTTATACTATCACAACTCTTTCAACCGGAGCGATCTGAACTGCACACCGCCGGCTGACTACTTCTTTTACGCAGATCTGTACGTGGTTCTCCCGGTCATTTACTCCGTGATATGCGCCGTAGGTTTGACAGGCAACACGGCGGTCATATATGTGATCCTCAAAGCACCCAAAATGAAAACCGTGACCAATATGTTCATTTTAAACTTAGCTATTGCCGACGACCTCTTCACCTTAGTGCTGCCCATAAACATAGCGGAGCATCTGTTACACTACTGGCCGTTCGGCGAGGTGCTCTGCAAGATCATCTTAAGCATCGACCACTATAACATCTTCTCGAGCATCTACTTCCTGACGGTAATGAGTGTGGACCGGTACCTGGTGGTGCTCTCGACCGTGCGCTCCAAGCGCATGCCATACCGCACATACCGGGCAGCCAAGATAGTGAGTCTGTGCGTGTGGCTGCTGGTGATCCTCATCGTCATGCCGTTCTCTGTGTTCGCGGGAGTCTACATCAGTCCCGATGACACCGAGAGGAAAAGCTGCGTGCTCAGTTTCCCTAGTCCTGAAAGTTTATGGTTCAAAGCCAGCCGGATTTACACTCTCATACTGGGCTTTGCCATCCCTGTGTCCACAATATGCATCCTTTACACCATGATGTTGTACAAACTTAGAAACATGCGCCTGAACACCAACGCCAAAGCGCTGGATAAAGCCAAGAAGAAGGTGACTATCATGGTGTTTATCGTACTGGCCGTGTGTCTGTTCTGCTGGACGCCCTTTCACCTCAGCACCATCGTAGCGCTGACCACAGACCTGCGGACCACACCGCTTCTCATCGGCATCTCGTACTTCATCACCAGCCTGAGCTACGCCAACTCGTGTCTGAACCCGTTTCTCTACGCCTTCCTGGACGACAGCTTTAGGAAAGCCTTCAAGAAAATGCTAGAATGTAGGCCGGCTTGA